A single genomic interval of Hevea brasiliensis isolate MT/VB/25A 57/8 chromosome 4, ASM3005281v1, whole genome shotgun sequence harbors:
- the LOC110641952 gene encoding choline transporter protein 1, giving the protein MRGPLGAVIGSYPSSDGSTQIGGIIRHNRKCRDVVFLVIFIAFWVAMIVNSSFGFNQGNPLRLTYGLDYKGNVCGDKHANPNLRELELTYWLNPNQVYLSGLKNSQFKLANARSICLMDCPLPSEDALNWVCDYPEGDIRISVEDWINRNYDYFEFLTPEMRNTSLQLQGPCYPVIFPSVNVFWRCQFIAHASNVSLRHWQQMGGVNINEDIIIDKSIHKSINARSSVLKRYMADIGKAWPVLIVCGGLLPLFLSVIWLLMIRHFVGAMPWITVALFDILIISVTMFYYLKAGWIGNDAISPIIGEHDPYYHVSGRELNHLRAVAVIMTFIMVVAVLTSIAIVRRILMATSVLKVAAKVVGEVQALIIFPFIPYAVLAIFYMFWFSAAFHLFSSGQIVQNDCNSNCCAYDLGSKRVNCDRCCGYSIHYTPHIAVAIFFHLFGCYWATQFFIACSATVIAGSVASYYWARGETSPEIPFLPVFSSMKRLMRYSLGSVALGSLIVSFVESVRFMLESIRRKLKVAGTIPDGCMGKTVHHTSQFCLRCVEGTIKSVNRNAYIMIAITGKSFCRASAIAADLIMNNILRIGKVNVIGDVILFLGKLCVSLSSAVFAFLMLDTHKYRSAHNKISSPLFPVLVCWALGYIVATLFFAVVEMSIDTIILSFCQDSEEHQGTAQYAPPLLIETLNDQNEMQRLTQ; this is encoded by the exons ATGAGAGGACCTTTGGGGGCAGTGATAGGGAGTTACCCATCAAGTGATGGAAGTACCCAAATTGGTGGAATCATTAGGCACAATAGGAAATGCAGAGATGTTGTGTTCCTTGTCATTTTTATAGCATTTTGGGTTGCCATGATTGTAAACTCCAGCTTTGGATTTAACCAAGGAAACCCCTTAAG GCTTACCTATGGGCTGGATTATAAAGGAAATGTGTGTGGTGATAAGCATGCAAATCCGAATCTTCGCGAATTGGAGCTTACATATTGGTTAAATCCAAACCAGGTCTATCTTAGTGGTTTGAAGAACAGCCAATTCAAGTTGGCCAATGCTCGGAGTATATGTTTAATGGATTGCCCCCTTCCATCTGAAGATGCTCTAAACTGGGTATGTGACTATCCAGAGGGAGATATCCGTATCTCAGTGGAAGATTGGATTAATAGGAATTATGATTATTTTGAGTTCCTTACTCCTGAAATGAGGAACACATCCCTTCAACTCCAGGGTCCTTGTTACCCTGTTATATTTCCTAGTGTAAATG TTTTTTGGAGGTGCCAATTTATCGCTCATGCATCAAATGTGTCATTGCGGCATTGGCAGCAAATGGGTGGAGTAAACATCAATGAGGACATTATAATAGACAAATCCATTCACAAATCTATTAATGCTCGGTCATCTGTGTTGAAg AGATACATGGCCGATATTGGAAAGGCATGGCCTGTGTTGATTGTCTGTGGGGGGCTCTTGCCGCTGTTTTTATCAGTGATTTGGCTGCTGATGATTCGGCATTTTGTTGGTGCAATGCCTTGGATAACAGTTGCTCTCTTTGATATTCTCATAATATCAGTAACAATGTTTTACTACTTGAAAG cTGGATGGATTGGTAATGATGCTATCTCTCCCATCATCGGTGAGCATGATCCATACTACCATGTATCTGGACGG GAACTAAATCATCTTCGTGCTgttgctgttatcatgacttttatAATGGTTGTTGCTGTCCTTACGTCAATTGCCATTGTGCGTCGTATTCTTATGGCAACATCTGTCCTCAAG GTAGCTGCAAAGGTCGTGGGAGAAGTTCAAGCGCTCATAATTTTTCCATTTATACCATATGCTGTCCTTGCAATCTTTTATATGTTCTGGTTTTCGGCTGCTTTTCATCTTTTTAGTTCTGGCCAAATTGTCCAAAATGACTGCAATTCCAACTGCTGTGCCTATGATCTTGGGTCAAAACGGGTTAACTGTGATCGTTGCTGTGGCTATAGCATCCATTATACTCCTCATATAGCAGTTGCCATCTTTTTCCACCTGTTTGGATGTTACTGGGCTACACAATTTTTTATAGCATGCTCTGCTACTGTAATTGCTGGTTCTGTTGCCTCCTACTACTGGGCTCGTGGTGAGACATCG CCTGAGATTCCCTTTCTTCCAGTTTTTTCCTCTATGAAGCGGCTTATGCGGTACAGCCTTGGGTCTGTTGCTCTTGGCTCCCTGATCGTGTCATTTGTGGAATCAGTTCGCTTTATGCTCGAGTCAATCCGTCGCAAACTGAAAGTTGCTGGCACTATACCTGATGGCTGTATGGGAAAGACAGTACATCATACTTCTCAGTTTTGTCTGAGATGTGTTGAGGGGACTATAAAATCTGTGAACCGCAATGCTTACATAATG ATAGCTATAACAGGTAAAAGCTTCTGTAGGGCATCTGCAATTGCAGCTGACTTGATCATGAACAACATTCTTAGGATTGGAAAGGTGAATGTGATTGGAGATGTCATTCTATTTCTGGGAAAATTATGTGTCAGCCTCTCAAGTGCTGTTTTTGCTTTCCTCATGCTGGATACTCACAAATATAGATCTGCTCATAACAAGATATCCTCCCCACTGTTTCCTGTGCTG GTTTGCTGGGCTCTAGGTTATATCGTTGCGACCCTTTTCTTTGCTGTGGTGGAGATGTCAATTGATACAATCATTCTTTCATTCTGCCAGGATTCTGAGGAGCACCAAGGGACTGCCCAGTATGCTCCTCCTCTTCTCATTGAGACCCTCAATGATCAAAATGAGATGCAGAGACTTACCCAATGA